From a single Osmerus mordax isolate fOsmMor3 chromosome 6, fOsmMor3.pri, whole genome shotgun sequence genomic region:
- the stx17 gene encoding syntaxin-17 isoform X3, whose protein sequence is MAEEGSKLTLRRLEAPIHKFTKVALPTDLERLEKHHSNIQKFQRCQQWDRLHQEHINASRTVQQLRANIREMEKLCGRVRPEDGPALERLVQPIRDRASASARDFLLLHSIPTPPPVPLRPAHTSTCPPGRSHDDDDLYHPPPATQTQLRLPEIPADQSAAESWDTLEGQLRGLVTEFSLLVHSQQEKIDSIEDNVNTAVASVEEGTRSLGKAVGYSLAVLPVAGAVLGGVLAGPLGLLAGFKAAGVAAALGGGALGFAGGNLVQKSRNTRLESRMKQLTAQPDTPSDALATPDPALHLSNHRLS, encoded by the exons AtggcagaggaggggagcaaGCTTACTCTAAGGCGCCTGGAGGCGCCCATCCACAAGTTCACTAAAGTAGCCCTCCCCACCgacctggagaggctggagaagcaCCACAGCAACATCCAGAAG TTTCAGCGATGCCAACAGTGGGATCGTCTGCATCAGGAGCACATCAATGCCAGCCGCACtgtacag CAGCTCCGGGCCAAcatcagagagatggagaagctgtGTGGGCGTGTCCGTCCTGAAGATGGCCCCGCCCTGGAGAGGCtggtccagccaatcagagaccgGGCATCAGCTTCAGCACGCGATTTTCTGCTTTTGCATTCaatccccacacctccacctgtccccctccgccccgcccacacctccacctgtccaCCAGGCCGTtctcatgatgatgatgatctgtACCATCCTCCACCTGCCACTCAAACCCAGCTCCGCCTTCCAGAGATCCCTGCTGACCAGAGTGCTGCTGAGTCCTGGGACACTCtagagggg CAGCTTCGTGGTCTGGTGACAGAGTTCTCTCTACTGGTGCAT TCCCAGCAGGAGAAGATTGACAGTATAGAAGACAACGTCAACACAGCAGTTGCCAGTGTGGAGGAGGGAACCAGGAGTCTAGGgaag GCTGTGGGGTACAGCCTGGCTGTGTTGCCGGTGGCAGGCGCCGTGCTGGGGGGCGTGCTGGCTGGTCCGCTGGGCCTCCTGGCCGGCTTCAAGGCGGCGGGGGTGGCGGCCGctctggggggcggggctctgGGCTTCGCTGGGGGCAACCTGGTCCAGAAGAGCCGGAACACCCGTCTGGAGAGCCGGATGAAGCAGCTGACAGCACAGCCGGACACGCCCTCAGACGCTCTGGCGACCCCAGACCCCGCCCTCCATCTGTCCAATCACAGGCTGAGCTGA
- the stx17 gene encoding syntaxin-17 isoform X4 — MAEEGSKLTLRRLEAPIHKFTKVALPTDLERLEKHHSNIQKFQRCQQWDRLHQEHINASRTVQQLRANIREMEKLCGRVRPEDGPALERLVQPIRDRASASARDFLLLHSIPTPPPVPLRPAHTSTCPPGRSHDDDDLYHPPPATQTQLRLPEIPADQSAAESWDTLEGSQQEKIDSIEDNVNTAVASVEEGTRSLGKAVGYSLAVLPVAGAVLGGVLAGPLGLLAGFKAAGVAAALGGGALGFAGGNLVQKSRNTRLESRMKQLTAQPDTPSDALATPDPALHLSNHRLS, encoded by the exons AtggcagaggaggggagcaaGCTTACTCTAAGGCGCCTGGAGGCGCCCATCCACAAGTTCACTAAAGTAGCCCTCCCCACCgacctggagaggctggagaagcaCCACAGCAACATCCAGAAG TTTCAGCGATGCCAACAGTGGGATCGTCTGCATCAGGAGCACATCAATGCCAGCCGCACtgtacag CAGCTCCGGGCCAAcatcagagagatggagaagctgtGTGGGCGTGTCCGTCCTGAAGATGGCCCCGCCCTGGAGAGGCtggtccagccaatcagagaccgGGCATCAGCTTCAGCACGCGATTTTCTGCTTTTGCATTCaatccccacacctccacctgtccccctccgccccgcccacacctccacctgtccaCCAGGCCGTtctcatgatgatgatgatctgtACCATCCTCCACCTGCCACTCAAACCCAGCTCCGCCTTCCAGAGATCCCTGCTGACCAGAGTGCTGCTGAGTCCTGGGACACTCtagagggg TCCCAGCAGGAGAAGATTGACAGTATAGAAGACAACGTCAACACAGCAGTTGCCAGTGTGGAGGAGGGAACCAGGAGTCTAGGgaag GCTGTGGGGTACAGCCTGGCTGTGTTGCCGGTGGCAGGCGCCGTGCTGGGGGGCGTGCTGGCTGGTCCGCTGGGCCTCCTGGCCGGCTTCAAGGCGGCGGGGGTGGCGGCCGctctggggggcggggctctgGGCTTCGCTGGGGGCAACCTGGTCCAGAAGAGCCGGAACACCCGTCTGGAGAGCCGGATGAAGCAGCTGACAGCACAGCCGGACACGCCCTCAGACGCTCTGGCGACCCCAGACCCCGCCCTCCATCTGTCCAATCACAGGCTGAGCTGA
- the stx17 gene encoding syntaxin-17 isoform X2: MAEEGSKLTLRRLEAPIHKFTKVALPTDLERLEKHHSNIQKFQRCQQWDRLHQEHINASRTVQLRANIREMEKLCGRVRPEDGPALERLVQPIRDRASASARDFLLLHSIPTPPPVPLRPAHTSTCPPGRSHDDDDLYHPPPATQTQLRLPEIPADQSAAESWDTLEGDLQQLRGLVTEFSLLVHSQQEKIDSIEDNVNTAVASVEEGTRSLGKAVGYSLAVLPVAGAVLGGVLAGPLGLLAGFKAAGVAAALGGGALGFAGGNLVQKSRNTRLESRMKQLTAQPDTPSDALATPDPALHLSNHRLS; the protein is encoded by the exons AtggcagaggaggggagcaaGCTTACTCTAAGGCGCCTGGAGGCGCCCATCCACAAGTTCACTAAAGTAGCCCTCCCCACCgacctggagaggctggagaagcaCCACAGCAACATCCAGAAG TTTCAGCGATGCCAACAGTGGGATCGTCTGCATCAGGAGCACATCAATGCCAGCCGCACtgtacag CTCCGGGCCAAcatcagagagatggagaagctgtGTGGGCGTGTCCGTCCTGAAGATGGCCCCGCCCTGGAGAGGCtggtccagccaatcagagaccgGGCATCAGCTTCAGCACGCGATTTTCTGCTTTTGCATTCaatccccacacctccacctgtccccctccgccccgcccacacctccacctgtccaCCAGGCCGTtctcatgatgatgatgatctgtACCATCCTCCACCTGCCACTCAAACCCAGCTCCGCCTTCCAGAGATCCCTGCTGACCAGAGTGCTGCTGAGTCCTGGGACACTCtagagggg gACCTGCAGCAGCTTCGTGGTCTGGTGACAGAGTTCTCTCTACTGGTGCAT TCCCAGCAGGAGAAGATTGACAGTATAGAAGACAACGTCAACACAGCAGTTGCCAGTGTGGAGGAGGGAACCAGGAGTCTAGGgaag GCTGTGGGGTACAGCCTGGCTGTGTTGCCGGTGGCAGGCGCCGTGCTGGGGGGCGTGCTGGCTGGTCCGCTGGGCCTCCTGGCCGGCTTCAAGGCGGCGGGGGTGGCGGCCGctctggggggcggggctctgGGCTTCGCTGGGGGCAACCTGGTCCAGAAGAGCCGGAACACCCGTCTGGAGAGCCGGATGAAGCAGCTGACAGCACAGCCGGACACGCCCTCAGACGCTCTGGCGACCCCAGACCCCGCCCTCCATCTGTCCAATCACAGGCTGAGCTGA
- the stx17 gene encoding syntaxin-17 isoform X1 — MAEEGSKLTLRRLEAPIHKFTKVALPTDLERLEKHHSNIQKFQRCQQWDRLHQEHINASRTVQQLRANIREMEKLCGRVRPEDGPALERLVQPIRDRASASARDFLLLHSIPTPPPVPLRPAHTSTCPPGRSHDDDDLYHPPPATQTQLRLPEIPADQSAAESWDTLEGDLQQLRGLVTEFSLLVHSQQEKIDSIEDNVNTAVASVEEGTRSLGKAVGYSLAVLPVAGAVLGGVLAGPLGLLAGFKAAGVAAALGGGALGFAGGNLVQKSRNTRLESRMKQLTAQPDTPSDALATPDPALHLSNHRLS; from the exons AtggcagaggaggggagcaaGCTTACTCTAAGGCGCCTGGAGGCGCCCATCCACAAGTTCACTAAAGTAGCCCTCCCCACCgacctggagaggctggagaagcaCCACAGCAACATCCAGAAG TTTCAGCGATGCCAACAGTGGGATCGTCTGCATCAGGAGCACATCAATGCCAGCCGCACtgtacag CAGCTCCGGGCCAAcatcagagagatggagaagctgtGTGGGCGTGTCCGTCCTGAAGATGGCCCCGCCCTGGAGAGGCtggtccagccaatcagagaccgGGCATCAGCTTCAGCACGCGATTTTCTGCTTTTGCATTCaatccccacacctccacctgtccccctccgccccgcccacacctccacctgtccaCCAGGCCGTtctcatgatgatgatgatctgtACCATCCTCCACCTGCCACTCAAACCCAGCTCCGCCTTCCAGAGATCCCTGCTGACCAGAGTGCTGCTGAGTCCTGGGACACTCtagagggg gACCTGCAGCAGCTTCGTGGTCTGGTGACAGAGTTCTCTCTACTGGTGCAT TCCCAGCAGGAGAAGATTGACAGTATAGAAGACAACGTCAACACAGCAGTTGCCAGTGTGGAGGAGGGAACCAGGAGTCTAGGgaag GCTGTGGGGTACAGCCTGGCTGTGTTGCCGGTGGCAGGCGCCGTGCTGGGGGGCGTGCTGGCTGGTCCGCTGGGCCTCCTGGCCGGCTTCAAGGCGGCGGGGGTGGCGGCCGctctggggggcggggctctgGGCTTCGCTGGGGGCAACCTGGTCCAGAAGAGCCGGAACACCCGTCTGGAGAGCCGGATGAAGCAGCTGACAGCACAGCCGGACACGCCCTCAGACGCTCTGGCGACCCCAGACCCCGCCCTCCATCTGTCCAATCACAGGCTGAGCTGA
- the nr4a3 gene encoding nuclear receptor subfamily 4 group A member 3 isoform X2, with product MPCVQAQYGPAPPGSAYSGQSFGYPGDSYSSDLMTPDYTKLDLGGGDISAAATTSLPSFNVFVEGSYEPKSSCLYQTPSHRPTIKKEEDSYPSAPTLESMSSSSMYFKQSPPSTPTTPSLPPQPGSSFLWEDHSLAPPSHPHLESLGSGPLKSPRFSHFYQHSPPHSGGTVGGYEGLGGGLARSSSSSSSSSSSAPHPHGPPLEQHMYQLHRGAGGSSLAFRSLALGPCANLLGDSLPSPPPRGPPGEGTCAVCGDNAACQHYGVRTCEGCKGFFKRTVQKNAKYVCLASKNCPVDKRRRNRCQYCRFQKCLSVGMVKEVVRTDNLKGRRGRLPSKPKSPLQTESSPPSPPLSLLSALLRAYSHCTPRELDYSQFSAADPPSSSSDAQHIQLFYRLLTASMDTTRCWADRLPGFSELNRDDQNLLIDSAFLELFVLRLAHRSMLTEDKLVFCNGLVLHRFQCLRGFGEWLDSIRDLSSHLQSLNLDGSAFACLAALVLLTEQVPGLKDSKRVEELQNKVVCCLRDHLGFGPSSSSKATPPLSRVLGLKAELRSQRTQGLQRIFYLKLEDLVPPPPLIDRFLDTLPY from the exons ATGCCCTGTGTGCAGGCTCAGTATGGGCCCGCACCTCCCGGCTCTGCCTACTCTGGCCAGTCCTTCGGTTACCCGGGCGACAGCTACAGCTCTGATCTCATGACCCCGGACTACACCAAGCTGGACCTGGGCGGGGGGGACATCTCAGCCGCAGCGACCACATCCCTGCCCAGCTTCAACGTGTTTGTGGAGGGCAGCTACGAGCCCAAGTCGTCCTGCCTGTACCAGACACCCTCCCACAGGCCAACCATCAAGAAAGAGGAGGATAGCTACCCCTCAGCCCCCACTCTGGAGtccatgtcctcctcttccatgtACTTTAAAcagtcccccccctccacccccaccactccctctctgcccccgcAGCCAGGCTCTTCCTTCCTCTGGGAGGACCACTCCCTGGCCCCACCCAGCCACCCCCACCTGGAATCCCTGGGCTCTGGCCCCCTCAAGTCCCCCCGCTTCTCCCACTTCTACCAGCACTCGCCCCCACACAGCGGAGGCACCGTGGGGGGGTacgaggggctggggggtgggcttgcacgctcctcctcctcttcctcctcctcatcctcctcggcTCCCCACCCCCATGGCCCGCCTCTGGAGCAACACATGTACCAGCTGCACCGCGGGGCCGGGGGCAGCAGCCTGGCCTTCCGCTCGCTGGCTCTGGGTCCCTGTGCCAACCTGCTGGGGGACAGCCTGCCCTCGCCCCCCCCACGGGGCCCCCCGGGGGAGGGCACCTGCGCTGTGTGTGGAGACAACGCTGCCTGCCAGCACTACGGGGTTCGTACCTGTGAGGGCTGCAAAGGCTTCTTCAAG CGAACTGTGCAGAAGAATGCCAAGTATGTGTGTCTGGCCAGTAAAAACTGCCCGGTGGACAAGAGGAGACGTAACCGCTGCCAGTACTGTCGCTTCCAGAAGTGCCTCAGCGTTGGCATGGTGAAGGAAG tGGTGCGCACTGACAACCTGAAGGGGCGTCGTGGCCGCCTGCCCTCCAAACCAAAGAGCCCCCTGCAGACTGAGTCgtctcccccgtccccccccctcagcctacTCTCCGCCCTGCTCAGGGCCTACTCCCACTGCACCCCCCGCGAGCTCGACTACAGCCAG TTCAGTGCGGCggatcctccctcctcctcgtcggACGCCCAGCACATCCAGCTTTTCTATAGGCTTCTCACTGCCTCGATGGATACCACACGTTGTTGGGCTGACCGGCTTCCGGGATTCTCCGAGCTCAACCGCGACGACCAGAACCTGCTCATAGACTCCGCCTTCCTGGAGTTGTTCGTGCTGCGATTGGCCCACAG gtccATGTTGACGGAGGATAAGTTGGTGTTCTGTAACGGCTTGGTGCTGCACAGGTTCCAGTGCCTTCGTGGGTTTGGAGAGTGGTTGGACTCCATCAGAGACTTGTCCTCCCACCTCCAGAGCCTCAACCTGGATGGCTCGGCCTTCGCCTGCCTGGCGGCGCTGGTGCTGCTTACAG AGCAGGTGCCTGGTCTGAAGGACTCCAAGCGTGTTGAGGAGCTGCAGAATAAGGTAGTCTGTTGCCTTAGAGACCACCTGGGCTTTggcccctcctcttcatctaaaGCCACACCCCCTCTCAGTCGGGTGCTGGGCTTGAAGGCGGAGCTTCGCTCCCAGAGGACCCAGGGCCTCCAGCGCATCTTCTACCTGAAGCTGGAGGATCTtgtcccgccccctccccttATTGACAGGTTCTTGGACACTTTGCCATACTGA
- the nr4a3 gene encoding nuclear receptor subfamily 4 group A member 3 isoform X1 → MNKRAQLLEQLQFVQLKCSSRDMPCVQAQYGPAPPGSAYSGQSFGYPGDSYSSDLMTPDYTKLDLGGGDISAAATTSLPSFNVFVEGSYEPKSSCLYQTPSHRPTIKKEEDSYPSAPTLESMSSSSMYFKQSPPSTPTTPSLPPQPGSSFLWEDHSLAPPSHPHLESLGSGPLKSPRFSHFYQHSPPHSGGTVGGYEGLGGGLARSSSSSSSSSSSAPHPHGPPLEQHMYQLHRGAGGSSLAFRSLALGPCANLLGDSLPSPPPRGPPGEGTCAVCGDNAACQHYGVRTCEGCKGFFKRTVQKNAKYVCLASKNCPVDKRRRNRCQYCRFQKCLSVGMVKEVVRTDNLKGRRGRLPSKPKSPLQTESSPPSPPLSLLSALLRAYSHCTPRELDYSQFSAADPPSSSSDAQHIQLFYRLLTASMDTTRCWADRLPGFSELNRDDQNLLIDSAFLELFVLRLAHRSMLTEDKLVFCNGLVLHRFQCLRGFGEWLDSIRDLSSHLQSLNLDGSAFACLAALVLLTEQVPGLKDSKRVEELQNKVVCCLRDHLGFGPSSSSKATPPLSRVLGLKAELRSQRTQGLQRIFYLKLEDLVPPPPLIDRFLDTLPY, encoded by the exons ATGAACAAACGCGCTCAGTTATTGGAACAGCTGCAGTTTGTCCAGTTGAAATGTTCATCTCGAG ACATGCCCTGTGTGCAGGCTCAGTATGGGCCCGCACCTCCCGGCTCTGCCTACTCTGGCCAGTCCTTCGGTTACCCGGGCGACAGCTACAGCTCTGATCTCATGACCCCGGACTACACCAAGCTGGACCTGGGCGGGGGGGACATCTCAGCCGCAGCGACCACATCCCTGCCCAGCTTCAACGTGTTTGTGGAGGGCAGCTACGAGCCCAAGTCGTCCTGCCTGTACCAGACACCCTCCCACAGGCCAACCATCAAGAAAGAGGAGGATAGCTACCCCTCAGCCCCCACTCTGGAGtccatgtcctcctcttccatgtACTTTAAAcagtcccccccctccacccccaccactccctctctgcccccgcAGCCAGGCTCTTCCTTCCTCTGGGAGGACCACTCCCTGGCCCCACCCAGCCACCCCCACCTGGAATCCCTGGGCTCTGGCCCCCTCAAGTCCCCCCGCTTCTCCCACTTCTACCAGCACTCGCCCCCACACAGCGGAGGCACCGTGGGGGGGTacgaggggctggggggtgggcttgcacgctcctcctcctcttcctcctcctcatcctcctcggcTCCCCACCCCCATGGCCCGCCTCTGGAGCAACACATGTACCAGCTGCACCGCGGGGCCGGGGGCAGCAGCCTGGCCTTCCGCTCGCTGGCTCTGGGTCCCTGTGCCAACCTGCTGGGGGACAGCCTGCCCTCGCCCCCCCCACGGGGCCCCCCGGGGGAGGGCACCTGCGCTGTGTGTGGAGACAACGCTGCCTGCCAGCACTACGGGGTTCGTACCTGTGAGGGCTGCAAAGGCTTCTTCAAG CGAACTGTGCAGAAGAATGCCAAGTATGTGTGTCTGGCCAGTAAAAACTGCCCGGTGGACAAGAGGAGACGTAACCGCTGCCAGTACTGTCGCTTCCAGAAGTGCCTCAGCGTTGGCATGGTGAAGGAAG tGGTGCGCACTGACAACCTGAAGGGGCGTCGTGGCCGCCTGCCCTCCAAACCAAAGAGCCCCCTGCAGACTGAGTCgtctcccccgtccccccccctcagcctacTCTCCGCCCTGCTCAGGGCCTACTCCCACTGCACCCCCCGCGAGCTCGACTACAGCCAG TTCAGTGCGGCggatcctccctcctcctcgtcggACGCCCAGCACATCCAGCTTTTCTATAGGCTTCTCACTGCCTCGATGGATACCACACGTTGTTGGGCTGACCGGCTTCCGGGATTCTCCGAGCTCAACCGCGACGACCAGAACCTGCTCATAGACTCCGCCTTCCTGGAGTTGTTCGTGCTGCGATTGGCCCACAG gtccATGTTGACGGAGGATAAGTTGGTGTTCTGTAACGGCTTGGTGCTGCACAGGTTCCAGTGCCTTCGTGGGTTTGGAGAGTGGTTGGACTCCATCAGAGACTTGTCCTCCCACCTCCAGAGCCTCAACCTGGATGGCTCGGCCTTCGCCTGCCTGGCGGCGCTGGTGCTGCTTACAG AGCAGGTGCCTGGTCTGAAGGACTCCAAGCGTGTTGAGGAGCTGCAGAATAAGGTAGTCTGTTGCCTTAGAGACCACCTGGGCTTTggcccctcctcttcatctaaaGCCACACCCCCTCTCAGTCGGGTGCTGGGCTTGAAGGCGGAGCTTCGCTCCCAGAGGACCCAGGGCCTCCAGCGCATCTTCTACCTGAAGCTGGAGGATCTtgtcccgccccctccccttATTGACAGGTTCTTGGACACTTTGCCATACTGA
- the erp44 gene encoding endoplasmic reticulum resident protein 44 has protein sequence MKLSPILPFIDTRYVTILLVMGLSSPGKAEITSLDSGNIDDILNNAGVSLVNFYADWCRFSQMLHPIFEEASNVAREEYPEASQVVFARVDCDQHSDIAQRYRISKYPTLKLFRNGMMMKREYRGQRSVTAIADFIRQQKVDPVKELQSLEEVNTVDRSKRNVIGYFEQKDSDNYRTFQKVANILRDDCSFSAAFGEVSDTERFSGDNVIYKPVGETIPDMVYLGSLTNFDLTYAWAQDKCVPLVREITFENGEELTEEGIPFLILFHLKEDTTSLEKFQHEVARQLISEKGSINFLHADCDKFRHPLLHIQKTPADCPVIAIDSFRHMYVFPEYKDLAIPGKLRQFVLDLHSGKLHREFHHGPDPTDSTPGEEIQVAASDPPESSFQKLAPSESRYTILRDRDEL, from the exons GTGATGGGTCTTTCCTCCCCAGGGAAGGCTGAGATCACCAGTCTAGATTCTGGAAACATCGATGACATCCTCA ATAATGCAGGAGTATCGTTGGTGAATTTCTATGCAGACTG GTGTAGGTTCAGCCAGATGCTCCACCCCATCTTTGAGGAGGCGTCCAACGTGGCAAGAGAGGAGTACCCAGAGGCCTCCCAGGTTGTGTTTGCACGAGTTGACTGTGACCAGCAct CGGACATAGCCCAGAGGTACCGCATCAGTAAATACCCAACGCTGAAACTGTTCAGGAATGgcatgatgatgaagagggagtaccggggtcagaggtcagtcacAGCCATAGCAGACTTCATCCGCCAGCAGAAAGTCGACCCAGTTAAAGAACTCCAGTCCCTGGAGGAGGTCAATACTGTGGAT aGGAGTAAGCGGAACGTCATTGGTTACTTTGAGCAGAAGGACTCGGACAACTACCGTACCTTCCAGAAGGTGGCCAACATCCTACGAGACGACTGCTCCTTCTCTGCTGCATTCGG TGAGGTGTCTGACACAGAGAGATTCAGTGGAGACAACGTCATCTACAAGCCTGTAGGAGAGACCATTCCTGACATGGTGTACCTAGGCTCGCTTACCAACTTTGACCTGACCTACGCCTGGGCGCAGGACAagtgtgttcccctggtccgtGAGATAACCTTCGAAAACGGAGAG gagctGACAGAGGAAGGGATTCCGTTCCTCATTCTGTTCCATCTGAAGGAGGACACCACCAGCCTGGAGAAGTTTCAGCACGAGGTGGCTCGTCAGCTCATCAGCGAgaaag GGTCTATTAACTTCCTGCATGCGGACTGTGACAAGTTCCGCCACCCTCTGCTACACATTCAGAAGACGCCCGCTGACTGTCCTGTCATCGCTATCGACTCCTTCAGACATATGTACGTCTTCCCTGAATACAAAGACCTGGC GATCCCTGGGAAACTGAGGCAGTTTGTGCTGGACCTGCACTCTGGGAAGCTCCATCGAGAGTTCCACCACGGGCCTGACCCTACGGACAGCACACCTGGAGAG GAGATTCAGGTAGCGGCGAGTGACCCTCCAGAGAGCTCCTTCCAGAAGCTTGCCCCCAGTGAGTCTCGCTACACCATTCTCAGGGACCGGGACGAACTGTGA